One genomic window of Geodermatophilus sp. DSM 44513 includes the following:
- a CDS encoding NAD(P)/FAD-dependent oxidoreductase, with translation MSTPDVLVVGAGQAGLGTAYHLQRLGVRDVLVLEARGIGQSWCERWESLRLFTPRRYSGLPGLPFPPGPTPAPSREEVTGYLRDYARRWGLRVRTGTPVRRLAPDGDGFCADTPAGPVRARQVVVATGAFRRPSVPEAARDLAVPQLHSADYRRADDVPPGRVLVVGGGNSAAQLAVELAATHEVTVASAREPRYVPERALGVGLFDWLLVSGVLNADRDAWVSRRIRARGDAVVGRELDRLRRRGVVRVLPHRVVSADGDRVGLSDGSVEEVASVLWCTGFAPDTGWVDVPGALDGDGAPRSDRGASPVPGLHWMGLPWQTRVNSGLLDGVDRDARRTALRVHRALSAAPGRQNRWLPPATWTRPSSPSPSPR, from the coding sequence GTGAGCACTCCCGACGTCCTCGTCGTCGGGGCCGGGCAGGCCGGCCTCGGGACGGCGTACCACCTGCAGCGCCTCGGCGTCCGCGACGTGCTGGTCCTCGAGGCGCGCGGCATCGGGCAGAGCTGGTGCGAGCGCTGGGAGTCCCTGCGGCTGTTCACCCCGCGCCGGTACTCCGGGCTGCCCGGGCTGCCGTTCCCGCCCGGCCCGACGCCGGCGCCGTCGCGGGAGGAGGTGACTGGCTACCTGCGCGACTACGCCCGCCGGTGGGGCCTGCGGGTGCGCACGGGCACCCCGGTGCGGCGGCTCGCCCCCGACGGCGACGGCTTCTGCGCGGACACGCCCGCGGGGCCGGTGCGCGCGCGGCAGGTGGTGGTCGCCACCGGGGCGTTCCGCCGGCCGTCCGTGCCCGAGGCGGCCCGCGACCTCGCCGTCCCCCAGCTGCACTCGGCCGACTACCGCCGCGCGGACGACGTCCCGCCCGGGCGGGTGCTGGTCGTCGGCGGCGGCAACTCCGCCGCCCAGCTGGCCGTCGAGCTGGCCGCCACCCACGAGGTCACGGTCGCCAGCGCCCGCGAGCCCCGCTACGTGCCGGAGCGCGCGCTCGGGGTGGGCCTGTTCGACTGGCTGCTGGTCAGCGGCGTGCTCAACGCCGACCGGGACGCCTGGGTGTCCCGGCGCATCCGCGCCCGCGGCGACGCGGTCGTGGGCCGGGAGCTGGACCGGCTGCGCCGCCGCGGCGTCGTCCGGGTGCTCCCGCACCGGGTGGTCAGCGCCGACGGCGACCGGGTCGGCCTGTCCGACGGGTCGGTCGAGGAGGTCGCCAGCGTGCTGTGGTGCACCGGCTTCGCGCCCGACACCGGCTGGGTCGACGTCCCCGGCGCCCTCGACGGGGACGGCGCGCCCCGCTCCGACCGCGGCGCCTCCCCGGTGCCCGGGCTGCACTGGATGGGGCTGCCGTGGCAGACCCGGGTGAACTCCGGGCTGCTCGACGGCGTGGACCGCGACGCCCGCCGGACGGCCCTCCGGGTGCACCGTGCGCTGTCGGCCGCCCCTGGTAGACAGAACCGGTGGCTGCCTCCCGCGACGTGGACGCGTCCTTCCTCGCCCTCCCCCTCTCCGCGCTGA
- a CDS encoding metallopeptidase TldD-related protein gives MSSWLRPQDVVEKALAASTADGQVVFVVESSEANLRWANNSLTTNGATRSRQVVVVSFVDGGAGMAAGTVARTGNPDVGELVAASEQAARDAGPAEDAVPLVSETPAGAGDWDADPAETSIAVFRDVAPALGEAFGGARDRDELLFGYAEHGMSTTYLGTSTGLRLRHDQPGGRVELNGKSADMSRSVWAGVGTRDFTDVSVADLVAEVQRGLGWSQRRVELPAGRYETLLPPSALADLVIYAHWTMGARDADEGRNVYAKPGGGNRIGERLAALPLTLRSDPFEPGLEARPFQVVGGSSGTASVFDNGMATPAVDWISGGVLTNLIRPRAWALKTTAPAIAAVDNLVLEQPGATASLEEMVAATDRGLLLTTLWYIREVDPQTLLLTGLTRDGVFLVEGGEVVGAVNNFRFNESPVDLLGRITQAGRTERTLPREWSDWFTRAAMPAVRVPDFNMSSVSPAS, from the coding sequence ATGAGCAGCTGGTTGCGTCCGCAGGACGTCGTCGAGAAGGCGCTGGCCGCCTCCACCGCCGACGGGCAGGTCGTCTTCGTCGTGGAGAGCTCCGAGGCCAACCTCCGCTGGGCCAACAACAGCCTGACCACCAACGGCGCCACGCGCTCCCGGCAGGTCGTGGTCGTCTCCTTCGTCGACGGCGGCGCCGGGATGGCGGCCGGCACCGTGGCCCGCACCGGCAACCCCGACGTGGGGGAGCTGGTGGCCGCCAGCGAGCAGGCCGCCCGGGACGCCGGCCCGGCCGAGGACGCCGTCCCCCTGGTCAGCGAGACGCCGGCGGGTGCCGGCGACTGGGACGCCGACCCCGCGGAGACCTCGATCGCCGTCTTCCGCGACGTCGCCCCGGCCCTCGGGGAGGCCTTCGGCGGTGCCCGTGACCGCGACGAGCTGCTCTTCGGCTACGCCGAGCACGGCATGTCCACCACCTACCTCGGCACCTCGACCGGGCTGCGGCTGCGGCACGACCAGCCCGGCGGCCGGGTGGAGCTCAACGGCAAGAGCGCCGACATGAGCCGCTCGGTGTGGGCCGGCGTCGGCACCCGTGACTTCACCGACGTCTCGGTGGCCGACCTGGTCGCCGAGGTGCAGCGGGGGCTCGGCTGGTCGCAGCGACGGGTCGAGCTGCCCGCCGGCCGCTACGAGACGCTGCTGCCCCCCTCGGCGCTGGCCGACCTGGTGATCTACGCCCACTGGACGATGGGGGCCCGCGACGCCGACGAGGGCCGCAACGTCTACGCGAAGCCCGGCGGTGGCAACCGGATCGGCGAGCGGCTGGCCGCGCTGCCGCTGACGCTGCGCAGCGACCCGTTCGAGCCCGGCCTGGAGGCCCGCCCGTTCCAGGTCGTCGGCGGATCGTCGGGGACGGCGTCGGTGTTCGACAACGGCATGGCCACCCCGGCCGTCGACTGGATCTCCGGCGGCGTGCTCACCAACCTGATCCGCCCGCGGGCCTGGGCGCTGAAGACCACCGCCCCGGCCATCGCCGCCGTCGACAACCTGGTCCTGGAGCAGCCGGGCGCCACCGCGTCGCTGGAGGAGATGGTCGCCGCCACCGACCGCGGGCTGCTGCTGACCACGCTGTGGTACATCCGCGAGGTCGACCCGCAGACGCTGCTGCTGACCGGCCTGACCCGCGACGGGGTGTTCCTCGTCGAGGGCGGGGAGGTGGTCGGCGCGGTGAACAACTTCCGGTTCAACGAGTCCCCGGTGGACCTGCTGGGGCGCATCACCCAGGCCGGCCGCACCGAGCGCACGCTGCCGCGCGAGTGGAGCGACTGGTTCACCCGCGCCGCCATGCCCGCCGTCCGCGTCCCGGACTTCAACATGAGCTCGGTGTCCCCCGCCAGCTGA
- a CDS encoding TldD/PmbA family protein, translated as MAASRDVDASFLALPLSALTDAALTRAVDLGCEHADIRVERIRTQSISLRDARLEALADGEDLGLAVRVVHEGTWGFAAGVVLTAAEAVRLAEEAVAVAQLSAAVNSDRVELAPEPVYPDAVWVSDYDVDPFGVPDGEKTALLTELSEQLLAADGVEHVQTVCQTVKEQKYYADTAGTRTRQQRVRTHPSLTALTVDRATGAFESMRTTAAPAGRGWEYLTGTGWDWRAEIAEIPSLLVEKTKAPSVEPGRYDLVVDPSNLWLTIHESIGHATELDRALGYEAAYAGTSFATVDGLGSLQYGSAVMNVTGDRTAEHGLSTVGWDDEGVAGQRWDIVRDGVLVGYQVDRNTARLGGMSRSNGCAFADSPQHTPVQRMANVSLQPAPDGPSTAEVIAGVERGVYVVGDKSWSIDMQRYNFQFTGQRFYRIEGGRLAGQLRDVAYQATTTDFWGSMRVVGGPQTYVLGGAFNCGKAQPGQIAPVSHGCPVALFEGVTILNTVQEAGR; from the coding sequence GTGGCTGCCTCCCGCGACGTGGACGCGTCCTTCCTCGCCCTCCCCCTCTCCGCGCTGACCGACGCCGCGCTCACCCGCGCGGTCGACCTGGGCTGCGAGCACGCCGACATCCGCGTGGAGCGGATCCGCACCCAGTCGATCAGCCTGCGCGACGCCCGGCTGGAGGCCCTGGCCGACGGCGAGGACCTCGGGCTGGCCGTGCGGGTGGTGCACGAGGGCACCTGGGGCTTCGCCGCGGGCGTCGTCCTCACCGCGGCCGAGGCCGTCCGGCTGGCCGAGGAGGCCGTCGCGGTGGCGCAGCTGTCGGCGGCGGTGAACAGCGACCGCGTCGAGCTCGCCCCCGAGCCGGTGTACCCGGACGCGGTGTGGGTGTCGGACTACGACGTCGACCCGTTCGGCGTGCCCGACGGCGAGAAGACCGCGCTGCTCACCGAGCTGTCCGAGCAGCTGCTGGCCGCCGACGGCGTGGAGCACGTGCAGACGGTGTGCCAGACCGTCAAGGAGCAGAAGTACTACGCCGACACCGCCGGCACCCGGACCCGCCAGCAGCGGGTGCGCACCCACCCGTCGCTCACCGCGCTCACCGTCGACCGCGCCACCGGCGCCTTCGAGAGCATGCGCACGACCGCCGCGCCGGCCGGCCGCGGCTGGGAGTACCTCACCGGAACGGGCTGGGACTGGCGCGCCGAGATCGCGGAGATCCCGTCGCTGCTGGTGGAGAAGACGAAGGCGCCGTCGGTGGAGCCGGGGCGCTACGACCTGGTCGTCGACCCGTCGAACCTGTGGCTGACCATCCACGAGTCCATCGGCCACGCCACCGAGCTGGACCGGGCGCTGGGCTACGAGGCCGCCTACGCCGGCACGTCCTTCGCCACCGTCGACGGGCTCGGCAGCCTGCAGTACGGGTCGGCGGTCATGAACGTCACCGGTGACCGGACGGCCGAGCACGGGCTGTCCACGGTCGGCTGGGACGACGAGGGCGTCGCGGGCCAGCGCTGGGACATCGTGCGCGACGGCGTGCTGGTCGGGTACCAGGTCGACCGCAACACCGCGCGCCTGGGCGGCATGTCCCGCTCCAACGGCTGCGCGTTCGCCGACTCCCCGCAGCACACGCCGGTGCAGCGGATGGCCAACGTCTCGCTGCAGCCCGCCCCCGACGGCCCCTCCACCGCCGAGGTGATCGCCGGCGTCGAGCGCGGCGTCTACGTCGTCGGCGACAAGAGCTGGTCGATCGACATGCAGCGCTACAACTTCCAGTTCACCGGCCAGCGCTTCTACCGGATCGAGGGCGGCCGGCTGGCCGGCCAGCTGCGCGACGTGGCCTACCAGGCGACGACGACGGACTTCTGGGGCTCGATGCGCGTGGTGGGCGGCCCGCAGACCTACGTCCTCGGCGGCGCCTTCAACTGCGGCAAGGCCCAGCCCGGGCAGATCGCCCCGGTCAGCCACGGCTGCCCGGTGGCCCTGTTCGAGGGCGTGACCATCCTCAACACGGTGCAGGAGGCCGGACGATGA